The following are encoded in a window of Magnolia sinica isolate HGM2019 chromosome 11, MsV1, whole genome shotgun sequence genomic DNA:
- the LOC131218597 gene encoding malate dehydrogenase, glyoxysomal-like: MQPSAEINQRIARISAHLHPSNLQTEESSILRRTACRAKGGAPGFKVVILGAAGGIGQPLALLMKMNPLVSVLHLYDVVNAPGVTADVSHMDTGAVVRGFLGQPQLESALTGMDLVIIPAGVPRKPGMTRDDLFNINAGIVRTLCEGIAKCCPNAIVNLISNPVNSTIPIAAEVLKKAGTYDPKRLLGVTMLDVVRAITFVAEVLGIDPREVDVPVVGGHAGVAILPLLSQVMPPCSFSAQEITHLTDRIQNGRTEVVEVKAGTGSATLSMAYAAAKFADACLRGLRGDAFVASQVTELPFFASKVQLGRTGAEEIFPLGPLNEFERSGLEKAKKEQAGSIQKGISFIRK, encoded by the coding sequence atgcagCCCAGTGCAGAAATTAACCAGCGAATTGCAAGAATTTCAGCTCATCTCCACCCGTCAAATCTCCAGACGGAGGAAAGTTCCATCTTGAGGCGCACAGCTTGTCGGGCGAAAGGTGGGGCACCCGGATTCAAAGTCGTGATCTTGGGCGCTGCTGGAGGCATAGGGCAGCCTCTAGCGTTGCTGATGAAGATGAATCCACTGGTTTCGGTTCTGCATCTCTATGATGTTGTCAATGCTCCTGGAGTCACGGCAGACGTCAGTCACATGGACACTGGTGCTGTGGTACGTGGGTTTTTGGGACAACCGCAATTGGAGAGTGCACTTACCGGGATGGATCTTGTTATAATTCCAGCCGGTGTTCCAAGAAAGCCGGGAATGACAAGGGACGACTTGTTCAACATCAATGCTGGGATTGTCCGGACCCTTTGTGAAGGGATTGCTAAGTGCTGCCCTAACGCAATTGTGAACTTGATCAGCAATCCAGTGAATTCCACTATTCCAATTGCCGCCGAGGTTCTCAAGAAAGCTGGCACCTATGATCCAAAGCGTCTTTTGGGAGTGACAATGTTGGATGTTGTGAGAGCCATTACTTTCGTGGCGGAGGTCTTGGGAATTGATCCTAGGGAAGTTGACGTTCCAGTTGTCGGTGGTCATGCAGGAGTTGCAATCTTACCCCTTCTATCACAGGTTATGCCACCGTGCTCTTTCAGTGCTCAAGAAATTACTCACTTGACGGATCGCATCCAGAATGGGCGAACTGAAGTTGTTGAGGTAAAAGCTGGGACGGGCTCTGCAACACTGTCAATGGCATATGCTGCTGCTAAATTCGCAGATGCATGCTTGAGGGGCTTACGAGGTGATGCCTTCGTGGCTTCTCAGGTGACGGAACTTCCTTTTTTTGCGTCGAAAGTACAACTAGGCCGTACTGGAGCAGAGGAAATCTTCCCTCTAGGGCCACTGAATGAGTTTGAAAGGTCGGGCTTGGAGAAGGCGAAGAAAGAGCAAGCGGGAAGCATCCAGAAGGGGATCTCTTTTATCAGGAAGTGa